The Rhinoderma darwinii isolate aRhiDar2 chromosome 8, aRhiDar2.hap1, whole genome shotgun sequence genome has a window encoding:
- the LY6G6C gene encoding lymphocyte antigen 6 complex locus protein G6c codes for MKSFLCISLVLGLIAIASALTCKKCDFRAVSFCFSGSSNVECTGNCSQTRVALGSVSLFSKLGCAKDCQAVQNKTDSVFEFQYNTTCCLTDLCNNGNSIKTSLSLGLGMGLLWLLNAV; via the exons ATGAAGTCGTTCCTGTGTATCAGTTTGGTTCTAGGGCTGATTGCTATCG CCTCTGCCCTAACGTGCAAGAAATGTGATTTCCGTGCAGTGTCCTTCTGCTTCTCCGGATCTTCAAATGTAGAATGCACTGGAAACTGCTCCCAAACCAGAGTCGCCTTAG gttccgttTCCTTGTTTAGCAAACTGGGTTGTGCAAAAGATTGCCAAGCTGTACAAAACAAGACCGACAGCGTCTTTGAGTTTCAGTACAACACTACGTGTTGTTTAACAGACCTGTGCAACAATGGAAACTCCATAAAGACCTCTCTGTCCCTAGGGCTGGGCATGGGGCTTCTGTGGCTTCTGAATGCCGTGTAA